From the Acidovorax sp. NCPPB 3576 genome, the window GGCGCCGCGCCCGCCTGGCGCACTTCCTGGCCGCTGGTGAGTGCGACGACGCCGAAAGGTGCGCCCGCCTGCTGGCATTTGCGCACCATGTCGAGATAGCGCACCTCGAAGACGCGAAGGGAGAGCGTCCCGCCCGGGAATAGCACGGTGCCCAGCGGAAAGAGCGGCAGGGACGTGAGCGTGAGCGGTGGCAATGACGGCTCGGAGGGTGGGGGCACGAAGGTCATGGGCAGGCGGGGTGGCCCCGCTATCATCCCACGGCGGAACCGTCCGCACCATCGCGCCACCGGTTCTCCACATCACGAGGTTTCATGCTTTACCAGATCGCTTCTTTTCTGCTGGACGTGGTGGGTGGCCTGCTTGCCGGGGCTTGCCTGCTGCGGCTTTACATGCAACTGCAGCGCGTGCCGTTCGGCAACCCCATCGGGCAGTTGGTGTTTGCGCTGAGCAACTGGCTGGTGCTGCCCCTGCGCAGGGTCGTGCCCGCCACGGGGCGGTGGGACTGGGCCAGCCTGGTCGGGGCGATGTTGATCCAGCTGGTGCAATACCTGTTGCTGTGGCTGCTGCTGGGCGCGGGGCCGGGCCTGGTGCTGCTGCTCTGGCTGGCAGTTTTCGGCCTGGTGCGCGCGGCGATCTACGGGCTGATCGGGCTTTTGATCGTCTATGCCGTGCTGTCTTGGGTGCAGACGCGCTCACCCCTGGCTGACGTGATTGCCCGCTTGTGCGAGCCTTTGCTGCGCCCCGTGCGGCGCGTGATGCCGCTCATCGGCGGGGTGGATCTGTCGCCCCTCGTCGTGCTGGTGCTGCTGCAGGTGTGCTTGATCGTGCTGGGCAATCTGCAGGGTTGGGTGCTGCGGTGATCGGTCGGAAGCGGTATCGGACATCACCATAAAAAATAGCTGCCACCGCTTATTCATTAAGCGGTGGCAGCTATTGTTTTTGTAGCAATCGATTGGCGCAGGCGATCAGGCCACCGAATCCGCTGGAAGGCGCTGCAGCATCGCCAGGCTCTTGGCCACCGTTCCACGCAGTTCGCGGCGGTCGCAGATGAAGTCCACGGCGCCCTTGGTCTGCAGGAATTCGGCACGCTGGAAGCCTTCTGGCAGCGTCACGCGCACGGTCGATTCGATCACCCGCGGTCCGGCAAAGCCGATCAGTGCCTTGGGCTCGGCGATCACGATGTCGCCCATGAAAGCAAAGCCGGCCGAGACGCCGCCCATGGTCGGGTCGGTCAGCACGCTGATGTAGGGCAGACCCTTCTTGGCCAGCCGGGTGAGGGCGGCATTGGTCTTGGCCATCTGCATCAGCGAAAGCAGACCTTCCTGCATGCGTGCGCCGCCCGTGGCGGTGAAGCACAGGAAGGGCACCTTCTGCTCGATGGCGGTTTCCACGCCGCGCACGAAGCGCTCGCCCACCACGCTGCCCATGCTGCCGCCCATGAAGTCGAACTCGAAGCAGGCCACCACGATGTTGATGCTCCGCACCGAGCCGCCCATCACGATGAGCGCATCGGTCTCCCCGGTGTTCTCCAGGGCTTCCTTCAAGCGGTCGGGGTATTTGCGGCTGTCCTTGAACTTCAGCGCATCCACCGGCAGCACTTCCTGCCCGATCTCGTAGCGGCCTTCGGCGTCCAAAAACGCATTCAGGCGGGGACGGGCATTGATGCGGTGGTGGTGGCTGCAGTGCGGACAGACGTTCTGGTTTTGCTCCAGATCGGTCTTGTAGAGCACCGTCTCGCAGCTCGGGCACTTGATCCAGAGGCCTTCGGGCACCTGATGGCGCTCGGTCGGGTCGGTCTGCTGGATTTTGGAGGGCAGGAGTTTTTCGAGCCAGGACATATCGGTTTCCTCTTCGCTTCGCTTCAAGTCTCAGCCGACGCGCCCCGGACCGGGCGCGCGGGCTGCAATTATGCGTCCAGCGCCTTGCGCACTCCACGCAGGAAGTCGATGGTGACAGGCACCACCTTTTCGTGCGGCTGGTCTTCCAGGAGCTGGATGATGCGGCTGCCGATGACCACGGCATCGGCCACGCGGCCGATCGCCTGGGCAGTGGCCGCATCGCGGATGCCAAAGCCCACCCCGACCGGAATGTGCACATGGCGGCGGATGACCGGCAGCATGGCCTCGACGGCGGTCGTATCGAGCGCGCCCGATCCGGTCACGCCCTTGAGCGACACGTAGTACACGTAGCCGCTGGCCACGCGCGCGACCTGTTGCATGCGCTCCTCGGTGCTGGTGGGCGCCAGCAGAAAGATCAGGTCCATGCCCCGCTCGCGCAGGCTGGCGGCGAACGCTTCGCTTTCCTCGGGCGGGTAGTCGACGATGAGCACGCCGTCCACGCCCGCCTCGGCGGCATCGCGAACGAAGGCGCCTGCGCCATGCACCTGGTCGTAGCGTTCCACCGGGTTGGCATAGCCCATCAGCACCACGGGCGTCTTGTCGTTGCGCTGGCGGAAATCACGCACATGGCCCAGGACCTGCACCATGCCCACGCCCAGCGAAAGTGCTTTTTCTCCGGCCTTTTGGATCACCGGGCCGTCGGCCATCGGGTCGGAGAAGGGCACCCCCAGTTCGATCACATCGGCCCCGGCCTCGACCATGCCGTGCATGAGCGCCGGCGTGATGTCGGCGAACGGAAAGCCGGCGGTCACATAAGGAATGAGCGCCTTGCGCCCCTTGGCCTGCAGGTCTGCGAACGTGTTCGCTATGCGGTTGCGCGGCAAGCTCATGCGGCAGGCCCTCCCTTGACCCCGAGGCCCCGCATGGATGGCCGGTCGTACACATCGGCGCCCGACAGGTCGGCGACCGTGCCGATGTCCTTGTCGCCGCGCCCTGACAGGTTCACCAGAATGGACTGGTCGGCCGGCATGGTCTTGGCCAGTTTCATGGCGTAGGCCACGGCATGGCTGGATTCGAGCGCCGGAATGATGCCTTCGGTGCGGCACAGGTAATGGAAGGCGGCCAGCGCCTCCGCATCGGTGATGCCGACGTACTCGGCACGGCCGATTTCCTGCAGCCACGCATGCTCGGGCCCGACGCCTGGATAGTCCAGGCCCGCGCTGATGCTGTGCGTTTCGGTGATCTGGCCGTTCTCGTCCTGCAGGATGAACGTGCGATTGCCGTGCAGCACGCCCGAACTGCCGCGCTGCAGCGAGGCGGAGTGCTTGCCGCTGTCCAGCCCCTCGCCGGCGGCCTCCACGCCGATCAGGCGCGTTTTCTCATACGGAATGTAGGGGTGGAAGATGCCCATGGCATTGCTGCCGCCGCCCACGCAGGCGACCACCGCATCGGGCTGCTGGGTGCTGGCCTTCTGCTCGGCCAGCATGGCCGGCATCTGCTCCAGGCACTCGGTGCCGATCACGCTCTGGAAGTCGCGCACCATCATCGGGTAGGGGTGCGGGCCCGCCACGGTGCCGATGATGTAGAAAGTGTCGTCCACATGGGCCACCCAGTCGCGCATGGCCTCGTTGAGCGCGTCCTTGAGCGTCCTGCTGCCGGAATCGACGGGCACGACCGTCGCGCCCAGCAGCTTCATGCGATACACGTTGGGGCTCTGGCGCTTGACGTCCTCCGAGCCCATGTACACCACGCATTCGAGGCCATAGCGCGCGCAGATGGTGGCCGTGGCGACGCCGTGCTGGCCTGCGCCTGTCTCGGCGATGATGCGCGGCTTGCCCATGCGCCGGGCGAGCATCGCTTGGCCGATCACGTTGTTGATCTTGTGGGCGCCGGTGTGGTTGAGGTCTTCGCGCTTGAGGTAGATCTGCGCGCCGCCCATCTCGCGGCTCATGCGCGCCGCGTGATAGACGGGGGAAGGGCGCCCCACGAAGTGCTTCAGTTCCGAATGGAATTCGGCCAGGAACTCCGGATCGTGCTGGTAGCGGGCATAGGCTTCGCGCAGCTCGGTGAGGGCATGGGTGAGCGTTTCGCTGGCGAAACTGCCGCCGTAGGGGCCGAAATGGCCGGCGGCGTCGGGTTGTTGGTAGGAGAGCATCAATCTATCTTTGCAAATTGCGCATCGGCCGCCTGCACGGCGGCGATGAAGCGTTGGATCTTGCCGGCGTCTTTGATACCCCGCAGCGGCCTGCCGTCGGGGCCATCGGCTTCCACGCCGGAACTGACGTCAACCGCGAGCGACAGGCCGCGCGGCCGCACCTGCAAGATGCCATCGGTCACGTTTGCAGGCGTGAGTCCACCAGACAAAACGAGGTGAGAGCCGACGCTTGGAGGTAGAAGTGACCAATTGAATGCCTTGCCGCCACCGCCATAACCTTCGACATGGGCGTCGAGCAGGATGGCCTGGGCGCGGGAGTGGATTGCCGCGAATTGTACGAGGTCGAACCGCGCCGCACCGTCGCCAAGGGGAATGCGTGCCGCCCGCAGGAACGGCCGCGCGCCATCCGCAGTTGCTGCCCAGCAGTCTTGGGGCGATTCATCTCCATGGAACTGCACCGTTGCCGACGGAATCATTGCACATGCTGCTATCACTTCTGTAGCGGGTGCATTCACGAACAGCAGCACGGGTGTGACGAACGGGGGCAGCCTGCGGGCCAGGACGGCGGCGCGCTTCGGCGTGATGCCGCGCGGGCTGGCGGCGTACAGCACGAAGCCGACCGCATCGGCCCCGGCCGCCACGGCTGCATCCACGTCTTCTTCGCGCGTCAAACCGCAAATCTTGACGCGGGTGCGGTGGAGCCGGATAGGAATCTGGGAGGGGCTGGCGGGCTGGGAACGGCTCATGGAAGCCAATCATACGCAGCGGTGCGCAGGGGCAGGCCCCACGCGGCGTCGTAGAGCGGCCCTTGAAAGTAAAGCCCATCGGGCGAAAAAGTGGGGGCAGCCGCGTCGCGCGAGCGGGCCAGCAACACCTCGTGCATCCAGCCGGCAGGCTGGTTGCCCTGGCCGATCGCGACCAGGCAGCCCATGATGTTGCGGATCATGTGGTGCAGGAACGCATTGCCCTCGAACTCGAATCGCCAGTAGCAGGGCTGCCAGTCGTGCGGCGGCGCGTTGGCCGGTGGGCCGGCGTCGCCTTCGGCAGCGCCCCGCCGCGTGATCGTGATGTGCTGCAATGTCTTGATGGGCGATTTGGCTTGGCATGCCGATGCCCGGAACGAGGTGAAGTCGTGCTCGCCGAGCAGATGGGCGGCTGCCTCGCGCATGGCGTTGCCGTCCAGCGGGTGGAAGACCCAGCCCACGCGCCCGCTGTCCACGCTGGGGCGCACGGGCGATTGCAGCAGCACATAGGCGTAGCGCCGGGACGTGGCGCAAAACCGCGCATGGAATGCATCCGGCACCGGGTGCGCCCATTGCACGGCAATGTCGGAGGGCAGGAAGGTGTTGGTGCCGCGCACCCATGAAGACGGCGTGCGGTCGAGCGGCGTATCGAAATGGACCACTTGCATGAGCCCGTGCACGCCCGCATCGGTGCGGCCGGCGCAGACCGTGGACACGGGTTGCGTGGCAAAGCGGCCAAGGGCCGCTTCCAGGTGGTCTTGAATGGTCCGTCCGGAGGACTGGCTTTGCCAGCCGTTGTACCCATGCCCGTTGTAACTGACACCGAGCGCCATCCTCATGGATGGCGTCCCGGCACGGCAGGGAGCGTCGCGGCGCTGGTGCCGTGCATCAGCCCAGTTCGGACAGCAGGCGTTGTGCCCGTGTCTTGAGCGCGCCGGACGATTCGGCGATGACTTCTTCGATCAGGGTGCGTGCGCCTTCGCTGTCGCCGATGGCGTTGAATTCTTCCGCCAGGGCGAGCTTGGTTGCCAGTGGATCGTCGGGCAGGGCCGGCGTCGCTTGCGGCAGGTCCTGCGCGGCAGGGCCGGCGGATGGGCTTGGATTGCCGGGCGTGTCCAGGTCCAGCGACAGGGCACCCAGGTCGAATTCGAGCGGTGCCGGTCCCGAAGGAGCGGCTTCCGTCGCCGACAACGGGGCCGGTGCGGAATCCATCAGGCGCAGGTCGGTCGGGAATTCCAGGTCGGCGCTGGCCGGGGTGGGCGACAGCGGGGCGGCAGCCGTGGTCACCGGCTTGTCCCATGACGGATCGGGCAAGTCCAGGGCGCTCATGTCGAATGCGGGTGGCTCCGAGACGGCAGGCGTTGCCGGCGTGGGGGCTGGCGTCGGAGCGGGTGCCCAGGCCGGTGCGGCGGCCATGGCTCCGGCGGATGCCGCAGCGGCGGCAAATGCACCCGGTGCGGCAGGGGGAGCCGGTGGCGCCTCCGTCAGGGCGTCGTCCGCCAGATCGAGATCGAGGTCCAGATCGGGTGGCAGGGCCGCGCTGGTGGCGCCGGCCATCTGCGGGCGGCCGTCCGTGAAGGTGCTGGCAAAGCCATTGCCAGCATTGGGGCCGTCGTCGTCCAGAACGACGCCTGGGCGGCCGCCGGGTTGGTACAGCGGGTTTTCGGGGTCGAGCTCGCGGCCCAGCTCGGCCACGCGGCCCCAATCGGGGCCTTGGCCATCCGTCAGCCGGAAGACATCCTGGGCCACGGCTTCCAGTGCCTTGCGGTCTTGGCGCTTGGCATAGATTTCGCCCAGCTTCACGTGTACCGAGGTGCGGTCCGGGTTGTGGCGCACGGCTTCCTTGAGGATCTCCTCGGCCTGCAGGTCGCGGCCATAGGCCAGATACACATCGGCTTCGGCCACGGGATCGACATCGCCGCCCGCATCGAGCTGGCTGGGCGAATAGGCCATCGAAGACCCGGTGCTCAATTGGCTGCTGGCCGTGTCCACGCGCTGGCCACCGCTGGCGCCGAAGAACGAATCCGGTTGCAGCTTGCTTTCCATGAACGAGCTGTCCACGCCATGCTGGTTGCGGCGGTTCTGCACCGTGCGATAGACGCCATAACCCAGCAGCAATGCCAGCAAGGCGCCGCCTGCCAGGGGCAGCATCGGGTCGTCGAACAGGTTGGAGAGGAAACCTGGCTCTTCTTGGGCGGGCGCTGGGGCCGGCACTGCCACGGGAGCTGGTGCCGGTGCGGACGCAGGGGCTGCGGCCACGGGTGCGGCCGCTTCGGCGCTGGCAACGTTCGACGCCGGGGCTGCCGGTGCACTGGCCGGAGCCACTGCAGCAGGGGCGGAAGGGGCACTGGCCACGCTGGCAGGCACCTGCGGGGCAGGCGCTGCCGCGGGCGGAACCACCGCGCCCGTGGCAACGGCGGCACCCGTGGCGGCGCTGGCAGCGGCGGCAGGCGCGCCAGAGCCGGCAGACACCGGTGCGGAAGCGGTTCCGAGTTTGTTCAGATCGGAGATGTTCTTCGACAGTTCGGCCATGCGGGCCGAAGCGGCGCTGGCCTGCTTGTCCTTCGCCACCTGTTCTTCGGCGGCCTTCTGTCCTTGCACGGCACCTTTTGACAGTGTGAGCTTGTCGGGGGCCGCTGTGGCGGGCTTGCGGTCTTCGACCTGGGTCTGGACCTTGCCGCTGGCAGAGCGCTCTGCCGCGGCCACTTCGGCGGACGGAGCGGCGCCGGCCAAGCGGCGGCGGAAGTCGTTGAAGTCGCGGCTTTGCGCGGCGATGATCTGGCGGGCCTCGCCGGGCGGTGTGGCCCGTGCCTGGGTTTCATCGGGCAATTGCAGCACCGCGCCCGATTTCAGCCGGTTCACATTGCCGCGAATGAAGGCATCGGGGTTGGACCGCATCATCGCGACGAGCATCTGGTCAAGCGACACGCCAGCCGGGCGGTTGGCCGCGGCCAGGCGGCCAGCGGTGTCGCCTGCCTGAACGGTGACCGAGCCTGCAGCGCCGGCAGGGGCGGGTGCCGCGGCAGGGCGTGGCGCGGGCGTTGCGGCCGGACGCGGCGTGGCTGCGGTGGTGGATGCCTGGGACGGTGCGGATTCAGCAGCCCGCGGTGTGCGGGGTGCAGGCACCGCCGCGGGGGCCTGCGGCGCAGTGATCTGGGGCGATGCGGTCACGGTGGCCGGCGCCCGGCGCAGGGCCGGCGGGTCGAACAGCATGGTGTAGCTGCGCACGATCTGGCCGGAGTTCCAGGTGGCATCCAGCACCAGATCGACGAAGGGGTCGTTGATGGGGCGATCGCTGGTGAGCTGCAGCACCATCGAGCCATCGCTGCGGCGCTGCAGCTGCACGCGCAGGCTGTTCAGCGCAGGGGAGACTTCCATCCCCTGGGAGCGGAACACCTGGGGCGACGCGGGGGCCGCTCGCAGCGAATCCGCTTCGGCGGCAGTGATCTGGGGCAGCTCGATCTCGGCGCGCAGAGGCTCGCCAAGGGCGGACTGCACGGTGAGGCGGCCCAGGGCGAGAGCATTCGCATCGGTGGCATACAGGCCGGCCGACATGACGGCCGCGGCGGCCAGGATTGAGAGTTTCCAACGATGCATGTGGGCCATCAACAAAAGAGGATTGTGCGGTCTGACAGGGCGCCAGATCAGGCAGTTTTGGTTCCGCGCCTAAGCGTGAAAATGTGTAAAAAGCACAATAGCATCAATGTTTTGCACTGACAAGCCGAGCCAAGGCGCAACCTTTGGGCGCCTTCCAGAAGGGCAATGTGCACTGCAGCAATGTTGTCAAAGGACAACGAGCAGTAACAAAACGTTGGTGTTTCGAGGCGCTGGCACCGGTTGGGTGTCAGCGCCCGCCGCGTCATGCGGCCAGCAAGATGCGCAGCATGCGGCGCAGCGGCTCGGCGGCGCCCCACAGCAGTTGGTCGCCGATGGTGAACGCGCCGATGTATTCCGGTCCCATCGCCATCTGGCGGATGCGGCCCACGGGGATGGTCATGGTGCCGGTGACGGCCACGGGCGTCAGATCCTTCAAGGTGGCTTCGCGCGTGTTGGGCACGACCTTCACCCACTCGTTGTCGGCGGCGATCATGGCCTCGATGTCGGCCACCGGCACGTGCTTCTTCAGCTTGAAGGTCAGGGCCTGGCTGTGGCAGCGCATGGCGCCCACCCGCACGCAGAAGCCGTCCACCGGCACCGCGGGCGTGCCGAAGCCTTCGCCCTGGCCCATGATCTTGTTCGTCTCGGCCATGCCCTTCCACTCTTCCTTGGACATGCCGTTGCCCAGGTCCTTGTCGATCCAGGGGATCAGGCTGCCGCCCAGGGGCACGCCGAAGTTGGCGGTTTCCGCGTCCGACAGGCTTCGCTGCTTGGCGATGACCTTGCGGTCGATTTCCAGGATGGCGCTCTTGGGATCGTCCAGCAGCGAGCGCACTTCCGCGTTCAGCGTGCCGTACTGCGTGAGCAACTCGCGCATGTGCTGGGCGCCGCCACCGCTGGCCGCCTGATAGGTCTGCGTGCTCATCCACTCGACCAGGCCCGCCTTGTACAGCGCGCCCACGCCCATCAGCATGCAGCTCACGGTGCAGTTGCCGCCGATCCAGTTCTTGCCGCCGTTGGCGAGCGCATCCTGAATGACGGGCAAGTTGACCGGGTCCAGCACGATGACCGCGTCTTCCTTCATGCGCAGGGTGGAAGCGGCGTCGATCCAGTGGCCGTTCCAGCCCGCATCGCGCAGCTTGGGAAACACTTCGGTCGTGTAGTCGCCGCCCTGGGCGGTCAGAATGATGTCGCAGCGCTTGAGGGCGTTGATGTCGAAGGCGTCCTGGAGCGTGGTCTCGTTCTTTGCCTGTGCCGGCGCTTTGCCGCCAGCGTTCGAAGTGGAGAAGAACACGGGCTCGATGAGACCGAAATCGCCTTCGGCCTGCATGCGGTCCATCAATACGGAGCCGACCATGCCCCGCCAGCCGACCAAACCTACCAACTTGCTCATTTCAACGCCCCTATTCAGTTTAAGAAACAGTACCCGACCGGGACTTTTCGCCTGGCTCGTCTGGCCAGGAAGGGCGCACGACGAACCAGGCTGGGTCAGCCCTTAATGGTCGTGGTTTTGGTGGTGGTTGCGCGCTCGGCCCCACCGGCCAGGGCGGCGGGTGCGGTGTTCAGGGCGAACGGGCGGGCGGCAAACATAGGCGGCGATTGTAGCGGAAGGCCCTTTGCCAACGATGCTGTTTTTTGAGGGCGCGGCGGGGAGGCGCAGTCCCTGGCCGCCACCCATCGCTTTTCCCTGGAGGGCAAAGGGCCGGGGCACTACCTGTTCCTCGCGCTCGCGATCGGCATCCCGCTCATCCTCACCATCTCCGCGCCGTTGGGGGGCTGGCCTTCTGGGTGCGCCGCCGGTCCTTCGTTGGCGCGGCATCGACGACGCCGCAGGCCGCGCCCGACGCGCTCTGATACCAGCGATCACCCACCCTTGTTTGCAGGAAAACGGCGCGCGAGCCGGCGTGCAGCGGTCAGCCCAGGGCCCTCACCACCGCGTCGCCCATCTGCGCCGTGCCCACCTTCGTGGTGCCTTCGCTCCAGATGTCCGGCGTGCGCAGGCCTTCGGCCAGCACCTTCTGCACGGCCACTTCGATGCGCTGTGCGGCCGCTTCCTGGTTCAGGCTGAAGCGCAGCATCATCGCGGCGCTGAGGATGGTGGCCAACGGATTGGCCACGCCCTTGCCGGCGATGTCGGGCGCGCTGCCATGGCTGGGCTCGTACAGGCCCTGGTTCTTGCTGTTGAGGCTGGCCGAGGGCAGCATGCCGATGGAGCCGGTGAGCATGGATGCCTCGTCCGACAGGATGTCGCCGAACATGTTGCCGGTGACCACCACGTCGAAAGCCTTGGGCGCCTTCACCAGCTGCATGGCCGCGTTGTCCACGTACATGTGCTGCAGTTCCACGTCGGGGTACTGCTGGCCCACTTCGGTGACCACGTCCTTCCAGAACTGGAAGGTTTCCAGCACGTTGGCCTTGTCCACGCTGGTGACCTTCTTGCTGCGCTTGCGGGCCGCCTGGAACGCCACGTGAGCGATGCGTTCGATCTCCGGCTTGGAGTAGCGCATGGTGTCGAAGGCTTCCTCGGCGCCGGGAAAATGGCCGTCCACGGCCGTGCGCCGGCCGCGCGGCTGGCCGAAATAGATGTCGCCCGTCAGCTCGCGGATGATGAGGATGTCGAGGCCCGAGATCAGCTCGGGCTTGAGGCTCGATGCGCCCACCAGCTGCTCGTAGCAGATGGCCGGGCGGAAGTTGGCGAACAGCCCCAGGTGCTTGCGCAGGCCCAGGATGGCCTGCTCGG encodes:
- a CDS encoding FimV/HubP family polar landmark protein, with the protein product MHRWKLSILAAAAVMSAGLYATDANALALGRLTVQSALGEPLRAEIELPQITAAEADSLRAAPASPQVFRSQGMEVSPALNSLRVQLQRRSDGSMVLQLTSDRPINDPFVDLVLDATWNSGQIVRSYTMLFDPPALRRAPATVTASPQITAPQAPAAVPAPRTPRAAESAPSQASTTAATPRPAATPAPRPAAAPAPAGAAGSVTVQAGDTAGRLAAANRPAGVSLDQMLVAMMRSNPDAFIRGNVNRLKSGAVLQLPDETQARATPPGEARQIIAAQSRDFNDFRRRLAGAAPSAEVAAAERSASGKVQTQVEDRKPATAAPDKLTLSKGAVQGQKAAEEQVAKDKQASAASARMAELSKNISDLNKLGTASAPVSAGSGAPAAAASAATGAAVATGAVVPPAAAPAPQVPASVASAPSAPAAVAPASAPAAPASNVASAEAAAPVAAAPASAPAPAPVAVPAPAPAQEEPGFLSNLFDDPMLPLAGGALLALLLGYGVYRTVQNRRNQHGVDSSFMESKLQPDSFFGASGGQRVDTASSQLSTGSSMAYSPSQLDAGGDVDPVAEADVYLAYGRDLQAEEILKEAVRHNPDRTSVHVKLGEIYAKRQDRKALEAVAQDVFRLTDGQGPDWGRVAELGRELDPENPLYQPGGRPGVVLDDDGPNAGNGFASTFTDGRPQMAGATSAALPPDLDLDLDLADDALTEAPPAPPAAPGAFAAAAASAGAMAAAPAWAPAPTPAPTPATPAVSEPPAFDMSALDLPDPSWDKPVTTAAAPLSPTPASADLEFPTDLRLMDSAPAPLSATEAAPSGPAPLEFDLGALSLDLDTPGNPSPSAGPAAQDLPQATPALPDDPLATKLALAEEFNAIGDSEGARTLIEEVIAESSGALKTRAQRLLSELG
- the trpA gene encoding tryptophan synthase subunit alpha, with amino-acid sequence MSLPRNRIANTFADLQAKGRKALIPYVTAGFPFADITPALMHGMVEAGADVIELGVPFSDPMADGPVIQKAGEKALSLGVGMVQVLGHVRDFRQRNDKTPVVLMGYANPVERYDQVHGAGAFVRDAAEAGVDGVLIVDYPPEESEAFAASLRERGMDLIFLLAPTSTEERMQQVARVASGYVYYVSLKGVTGSGALDTTAVEAMLPVIRRHVHIPVGVGFGIRDAATAQAIGRVADAVVIGSRIIQLLEDQPHEKVVPVTIDFLRGVRKALDA
- the asd gene encoding aspartate-semialdehyde dehydrogenase, giving the protein MSKLVGLVGWRGMVGSVLMDRMQAEGDFGLIEPVFFSTSNAGGKAPAQAKNETTLQDAFDINALKRCDIILTAQGGDYTTEVFPKLRDAGWNGHWIDAASTLRMKEDAVIVLDPVNLPVIQDALANGGKNWIGGNCTVSCMLMGVGALYKAGLVEWMSTQTYQAASGGGAQHMRELLTQYGTLNAEVRSLLDDPKSAILEIDRKVIAKQRSLSDAETANFGVPLGGSLIPWIDKDLGNGMSKEEWKGMAETNKIMGQGEGFGTPAVPVDGFCVRVGAMRCHSQALTFKLKKHVPVADIEAMIAADNEWVKVVPNTREATLKDLTPVAVTGTMTIPVGRIRQMAMGPEYIGAFTIGDQLLWGAAEPLRRMLRILLAA
- the leuB gene encoding 3-isopropylmalate dehydrogenase → MKIAVLPGDGIGTEIVAEAVKVLDVLGLPFEMESALVGGAAYEAHGHPLPEATLKLAQDADAVLFGAVGDWKYDKLDRPLRPEQAILGLRKHLGLFANFRPAICYEQLVGASSLKPELISGLDILIIRELTGDIYFGQPRGRRTAVDGHFPGAEEAFDTMRYSKPEIERIAHVAFQAARKRSKKVTSVDKANVLETFQFWKDVVTEVGQQYPDVELQHMYVDNAAMQLVKAPKAFDVVVTGNMFGDILSDEASMLTGSIGMLPSASLNSKNQGLYEPSHGSAPDIAGKGVANPLATILSAAMMLRFSLNQEAAAQRIEVAVQKVLAEGLRTPDIWSEGTTKVGTAQMGDAVVRALG
- a CDS encoding YggT family protein, whose amino-acid sequence is MLYQIASFLLDVVGGLLAGACLLRLYMQLQRVPFGNPIGQLVFALSNWLVLPLRRVVPATGRWDWASLVGAMLIQLVQYLLLWLLLGAGPGLVLLLWLAVFGLVRAAIYGLIGLLIVYAVLSWVQTRSPLADVIARLCEPLLRPVRRVMPLIGGVDLSPLVVLVLLQVCLIVLGNLQGWVLR
- the accD gene encoding acetyl-CoA carboxylase, carboxyltransferase subunit beta; protein product: MSWLEKLLPSKIQQTDPTERHQVPEGLWIKCPSCETVLYKTDLEQNQNVCPHCSHHHRINARPRLNAFLDAEGRYEIGQEVLPVDALKFKDSRKYPDRLKEALENTGETDALIVMGGSVRSINIVVACFEFDFMGGSMGSVVGERFVRGVETAIEQKVPFLCFTATGGARMQEGLLSLMQMAKTNAALTRLAKKGLPYISVLTDPTMGGVSAGFAFMGDIVIAEPKALIGFAGPRVIESTVRVTLPEGFQRAEFLQTKGAVDFICDRRELRGTVAKSLAMLQRLPADSVA
- the truA gene encoding tRNA pseudouridine(38-40) synthase TruA, which encodes MRMALGVSYNGHGYNGWQSQSSGRTIQDHLEAALGRFATQPVSTVCAGRTDAGVHGLMQVVHFDTPLDRTPSSWVRGTNTFLPSDIAVQWAHPVPDAFHARFCATSRRYAYVLLQSPVRPSVDSGRVGWVFHPLDGNAMREAAAHLLGEHDFTSFRASACQAKSPIKTLQHITITRRGAAEGDAGPPANAPPHDWQPCYWRFEFEGNAFLHHMIRNIMGCLVAIGQGNQPAGWMHEVLLARSRDAAAPTFSPDGLYFQGPLYDAAWGLPLRTAAYDWLP
- a CDS encoding phosphoribosylanthranilate isomerase, producing MSRSQPASPSQIPIRLHRTRVKICGLTREEDVDAAVAAGADAVGFVLYAASPRGITPKRAAVLARRLPPFVTPVLLFVNAPATEVIAACAMIPSATVQFHGDESPQDCWAATADGARPFLRAARIPLGDGAARFDLVQFAAIHSRAQAILLDAHVEGYGGGGKAFNWSLLPPSVGSHLVLSGGLTPANVTDGILQVRPRGLSLAVDVSSGVEADGPDGRPLRGIKDAGKIQRFIAAVQAADAQFAKID
- the trpB gene encoding tryptophan synthase subunit beta, whose amino-acid sequence is MLSYQQPDAAGHFGPYGGSFASETLTHALTELREAYARYQHDPEFLAEFHSELKHFVGRPSPVYHAARMSREMGGAQIYLKREDLNHTGAHKINNVIGQAMLARRMGKPRIIAETGAGQHGVATATICARYGLECVVYMGSEDVKRQSPNVYRMKLLGATVVPVDSGSRTLKDALNEAMRDWVAHVDDTFYIIGTVAGPHPYPMMVRDFQSVIGTECLEQMPAMLAEQKASTQQPDAVVACVGGGSNAMGIFHPYIPYEKTRLIGVEAAGEGLDSGKHSASLQRGSSGVLHGNRTFILQDENGQITETHSISAGLDYPGVGPEHAWLQEIGRAEYVGITDAEALAAFHYLCRTEGIIPALESSHAVAYAMKLAKTMPADQSILVNLSGRGDKDIGTVADLSGADVYDRPSMRGLGVKGGPAA